A section of the Solitalea canadensis DSM 3403 genome encodes:
- the trpD gene encoding anthranilate phosphoribosyltransferase, whose protein sequence is MKTILKHLFEGQTFSKEESKQVLVDLALGKYNTSQMAAFMTAYCMRSITVDELEGFRDGMLELCLQVSLPSDQLIDLCGTGGDGKDTFNISTLSSFVVAGAGYKVSKHGNYGVSSTCGSSNVMEYLGYRFVNDQDSLNRSLDEANICFLHAPLFHPAMKTVAPIRKELGVKTFFNMLGPMVNPAKPKFQSVGVFSLELARLYAYLYQKTDKHYMIIHTLSGYDEISLTDPFKVFSNNGEALYNPEVFGGTLNAQDLTGGETIAESATIFMNVLNTECTLAQQKAVLANSAMSIKCLEEGKTLEECYAIAEDSLLGKKALDSFKKLLNSQPVTA, encoded by the coding sequence ATGAAAACTATACTGAAACACTTATTTGAAGGACAAACGTTTTCAAAAGAAGAATCAAAACAGGTGCTTGTTGATTTGGCTTTAGGAAAATACAATACTTCGCAAATGGCCGCATTTATGACTGCTTATTGTATGCGAAGCATTACGGTAGACGAGTTAGAAGGTTTCCGCGACGGGATGCTTGAATTATGTTTGCAGGTATCGCTTCCATCTGATCAATTGATCGACTTGTGTGGTACAGGTGGCGATGGCAAAGACACTTTTAATATTTCTACTTTATCGTCGTTTGTTGTTGCCGGAGCGGGATATAAAGTATCCAAACACGGTAACTACGGGGTGTCATCAACCTGTGGTTCATCTAACGTAATGGAATACTTGGGATATCGTTTTGTAAATGACCAGGATAGTTTAAATCGTTCCTTAGACGAAGCCAATATTTGTTTTCTTCATGCTCCATTATTCCATCCAGCAATGAAAACCGTTGCCCCAATCCGTAAAGAATTAGGTGTAAAAACGTTCTTTAATATGTTAGGGCCAATGGTAAATCCGGCTAAACCTAAGTTTCAATCGGTGGGTGTTTTTAGTCTTGAATTAGCACGTTTATATGCATATCTCTATCAGAAAACCGATAAACATTATATGATCATCCATACGCTATCTGGCTACGATGAGATTTCTTTAACAGATCCATTTAAGGTATTTTCCAATAATGGAGAAGCATTGTATAATCCTGAAGTTTTTGGTGGAACATTAAATGCCCAAGATTTGACCGGAGGTGAAACCATTGCTGAATCGGCAACAATATTTATGAACGTTCTGAATACTGAATGTACACTGGCTCAACAAAAAGCAGTTTTAGCAAATTCTGCAATGTCGATTAAATGCCTTGAAGAAGGTAAAACACTTGAAGAGTGTTATGCAATTGCAGAAGATTCATTGCTTGGAAAAAAAGCCCTGGACAGTTTTAAAAAATTACTGAATAGTCAACCTGTAACGGCTTAA
- a CDS encoding PepSY-like domain-containing protein, translated as MKTTLRLLTLISIVFSGSAFAQSEQSSKVLFDAKKVDQKELPAAVVASVKKDFPNASLKEVYSIPASVYESDWQVITKNPVPKSMDIQYYSLKMSGKEISMDATYDSKGKLLTAKEYITNGKLPRAIPTYIANTYPGYAVKSDEIQKWYKNNQKKAIYEVAITKGTDKKKLYFDENNKLIKVK; from the coding sequence ATGAAAACTACGCTCCGACTTTTAACTTTAATTTCCATCGTATTTTCTGGCTCCGCATTCGCACAGTCAGAACAATCTTCAAAAGTATTATTTGATGCCAAAAAGGTAGATCAAAAAGAATTACCAGCAGCAGTGGTAGCATCCGTGAAAAAGGATTTTCCGAACGCCAGCTTAAAAGAGGTTTATTCAATCCCAGCTAGTGTTTATGAATCCGATTGGCAGGTTATCACCAAAAATCCTGTTCCCAAAAGTATGGACATCCAATACTATTCATTGAAAATGAGTGGTAAAGAAATTTCAATGGACGCAACTTATGATAGCAAGGGCAAATTACTTACTGCAAAAGAATACATAACAAATGGTAAGCTCCCTAGAGCAATACCAACTTATATCGCAAACACCTATCCTGGATATGCAGTAAAATCAGATGAAATTCAGAAATGGTATAAAAACAATCAGAAAAAGGCCATTTACGAGGTAGCTATTACCAAGGGAACGGATAAGAAAAAGTTGTATTTCGACGAGAACAATAAATTAATAAAAGTTAAATAA